GAAGTGCTCAACAAATTTTAGCTGACAATTCTTTTCATCATCCTAGGCATTCCTGTATCCCTAATTCTCTGCCCACCCCATCTTCCCCTATATGTACTTAATCAGAAAGTCTCCACTTAAGCTCTCCATTTCATAATCCAAGATGGAAGGGACAGAATGAGCAGGGATGAGAGTCGAACACTCTTCAGATGGCTGCCCCGTGAGTGAGTGAGTGACAGAGATGGCAGCCACCAGCTGTGACTGTGTGCTCCCTGACTTCCTGAGGCCATACTGGTATACATCAGTCAGGGTTGGGGGGAAAGGCTGGGGTACAAATGAGATGGAGCCTCTTGCCCCCTCCCAGAGCAGCCTGAGCCAGGGGTTTCCTGGACCCACGTCACTGTAGGTCCTGTGTCCCCACTGTCacacccccccactccccaccagcTAAGAGCTGGCACTCACCAAGACATAGACGGCCTTCTCACAGGCAGCCCCAACGGGCACCCAGCCGTTagtgcggcggcggcggcggcggcgtggATGTGGGCGCTGGACACGCGGCTGCTTGGGGTGGCTGGGCCTGCGGGCAGCCTTGCTCCTTGCATTGTGCCTGCAGCCAGAGCCTGTGCGCAGACCTGACTTGGAACCGCTGGGAGGCTTGGCGCTCTGAGGGCACGCACGGGCTACTGTCTGGGGCTCCGAGGTGGGGGTCTGAAGATGGGGGACAGGCTCTGCTGCAGGTGGCACACTGGGCACAGGGCATCCCAAGAGGGGGTGGGCGGGTGAGGCTGGGTGGCCAGCTTCCGGGAGAGGAAATTCCAGCTGGCCCAGGGACCTGCAGCCTTCTGGGAAAGGAGAGTGTGGGTGAGGGCAGGTAAGCACAAGTGGTACGCCCCCTCGCCCACTTGCTTCCAGTACCTGCTCCTATCTTAATCCTGACTGTGAACTCAAAGGCCCCTGAGGTGGCAGGTGGGATCCTTTAAGGAGGACTTTCCAAATGACTGCCCAAGGGGGCCAGAGTATTTCTTGACTTTGGTGATGGGCCTGCAGACATTTCCATCTCCCCTTCCAGCCTAAAAGATGGGGAGGTAGTGAAAACAGCTTCTTTAGCTCTGATATAAACTTCTCTAAGACTTCCACAGTGCTAAGGAACAGGGATTCTGGAGTCAGAAAGTCGGGCATATGGATCCCTgacctgccacttactagctgccATGACCTTTGACAAGTCACTTTACCCCTCAAGTGCCTTGCAACACACGTAGTAGTTGCAAGTATCACTTACTGCTCACTAGGTATTTTTGCTATCAgtgtattaactcatttcattCTTACCACGACCCTATGAGACAGGTACtattattaccccattttacaatcaaggaaacaaagacacagagcaGTTACATGATTTGTCCCAGGGTCACAAAGTGGGGCAGCTGAGATTTCATCCCAGGCTGCCTGGCTCAGAGTCTGTGCTCGATTACTTTCTGCATCGCCTCCcaaatgtaaagtgcttagaacagtgcctgagaCAAGGTGTTTTCCAGTGTCATCATTATTAGGATGAGGGAGTAAGGCTTGGATCCCACAGGTTAAGTGTTTAGATTCTGGGAGTGgtacaaaagagaagaaaaagcccAAGCATCAGCCTATTCTTGTTTCTTAGAGCTCTGACTCTCGCCAGAACCTAAAACAACCAGTCTGGCCAGAGCCAACTGCTCTATAAAGTTGTTTTATAGAACCCTACAAGAAGGGGTGGGTGGAAGGAGAGCCCTGGGAAggctccacccctcaccccccacccccagcaggagGGCAGAGCTCCTCATGGCACCCAGTAGCCAGGGAGGGAGCCTGGAGAGGCAGGTGAGGATCCTCCTGCCCTCCTGCCAGTCTAGGGGAAGAGAGATGACTACAGGGGCACGGGCCACCCCACTACCATCCTGTCTGCTCGGAACAAGGTGATGCTAAATCTGGACACTACTTCTCTTTCAAAACCTGTTTGGCCAGGGTGAAGCTGCCCTACTGCAGCTGGCACCGCCTTCTGGGCCTGGTACCCGCCATCCTTCCCCTGAATGCTCAGCTGGCAGGCAGACGGTCTGGACTCCTGGAAAGTAAGGAACGCGAGCTTTCCTCGAGGAGGGCAGAGAGGACATGGGAACAACTTGGCAAAAGCCCTCATTTCAATATCTAACTTGCTAGTCAGAGCCTCAGAAAGGGTACCCCAGCGGGGAGTGAGGAGAGACCCTCCTGGGCCTGCCACCACCACAATATGCCTAACTCAGGCCAAGCAATCTCCACAGACACCTGGGCAGAGCAGGGCTGGTAAGAGGTGAACAGGGGGTGTCTTTGCTGGGGCTGCTCCTAGGTTTGGGGCACCAAGTACTCCCTTCTCAGAGTCCCCTACCTCCCAGGTAGTAGCTAGACCCTGTTCCACCAACCCTCCTGGGATGCTATGTCTCCTCAACTCCTTGGCATATCCCACCTCTAGGAAGGCTTACCTGCTGCAAAAGGCATTTTGTAGGGGCAGCCGCCACAGGTAGTGCCAATGTGGGACAGGGGCAGGGGCAACACTCCACAGAGGCTGTAGCCATTCAATCCGGTGTCCTCGTTGGAGCAATAGCGAGAGGAGCCCCAGGGAGGGTGCTGGAAAGGAGTTCCCACAGACACCGAGCTGGGAGCCAAGAGGAGCCCCTCGTTAGGTGCAGCCATGGAGGACAGCTTGCCCTCGGGGAGCATGGGGCAGGGGGAGTAGCCCCCACACTGCAGTCCGTCTTGGCCGCAGTACAGATAGAAGCTGCCTAGCGCAGTGAGCTCAGGCCCACCACACAGGCCACTGTAGTCGGCGGGGTTGCCAGGCATTGGCAGCGGGgacagctggggggtggggaaagaggGCTGGTGCAGTTCCTGCTTGGGGGCAGGTGACTCTTCGCCTGGGCGCCCAGGCTCTGGCTTCAGAGCTGCCTGCCCACCCATCAGCAGGGGCAGGCGGGAGCACAGGCCCAAGGGGCTCTCCAGGGCCTTGCTCAGGGGCTGGTAAGGTGGCTGAACAGACAGTCCACGAGGGGTGGCAGATGGCCATGGCCCCTCGGGGCACCCTTGCCAGCCAAGTGGGCCTCCAGCCTCCCCAGAGCTGGTCCCCTGCCGGGCCTTGGGATAGTTCTTGCCATTGACCTTGGCCCACTTTGGCCGCATGGCCTTGGGTGCCGGTGGCTCGGTGGAGCGCCCGTCTGCTTCTGGGTGGGCACGAGGCGGTCGCAGGGGGAGCTCCCGCTCCTGACTCAGCTTCAGGAAGGCAGCTGCATTCAAGCTGGCCAGTCTCTTGGGGGCTGGGTCACCCTCCCGGCGGGCACCTTCGTCTGGTGCCGGCTCTGGGGACAGGTCCCGACTTCCTCCTCCGAGCTCCCCCAGCCGGGGCCGCTTCTTGGAGGAGGACCAGCTGCCAGTGGCCCGGTCGCGATCCCGGCTGCGATGGGGGTCTCCCCCTCGACTGCGGCGGGTGCCCACCAGGCTGCTGGTATCCTCCCGCTCCAGCAGCAGGTTATTGAGGGCCTCGGCATTGAGGGAGGCCAGGCGCCGCTTGCGAGGCTGGGTAAGGCCCGTGTCCTCACTGGATGGGGCTGGGCTAGGGGGCTTGGGCAGGTCAGGGGGCAGCTCGTCAGCCTCATCTGCACTTCGTGGTCCAGCCACATTCTCCAGGCGGGTCAGCAGCACTTTGCAGGCCTTGGGCTTCTCGGGAACTAGTGGGCGCTTACGCAGTGGGTAGTTCTTGCGGCGTCCTGTGAGGTGCCCTGGGCTCTCAGGAATGTCTGGCTCCACACCCTTCACCTCCTGCTCCATATTGCTGTCTTCCATCTGCAGGGGCTCCCTGCGGCCGGCAGGGCCCGAACTCAGCATGGGAAGGGACTTCCTCCGCGTGTGTGTCATGGAGTGCCCCCCACCTGCAGGACAGAAGGCAGGCAGTGAGAGGGGCCTTCCCTGGCCTCCTTTTCCCCCACTGCAGCCCACCTGGCCCTGCAGTAGCTCTGACCTGTCCCCGATGCCATCTCCAGCCTGGATTTTCTCTGGACCCCTACTCCAGTGTACGGAAGTCCAGTGGGGTCGGGTTACCAGCAGCTGTGCACGGCCTGCTCCCCCCACTTTCCTCTTAGCCTAGGGTTCTGCTCTGCAGTCCCCAAGAGCCAAAAGAGCAATGCAGACCCCAGAGTGAGAGGACAGGAGGAGCTGGAGGCAAAGCTCTCTTCTCTCTACTCTTTTCTTCTCCCACTAGACACCCATCACAGAACAAGAGGTGGCTCTGGAGATACTGAGCCAGGACGGGCCTCGGTGCAGGGTGGAGCAGGGGGAGGGAGACATCTATTCCTCCAAAAGCACTGCCAAAGCATTACTAACTCTGCCCTCCAACTTGGGGCTTTGAGACTGGCCACAGATGGATGACAAGATGGACAGTGAGGAGATGAGATGGGGAACCTGCCTGCTGGAAAGTGGAGGGGGCAAAGTCCAGCTGGGAACTCCCTGCCTGGCACATACCGCAGAACAGCCATAACCTGGGTCTTGCTAGAAAAGCCCATAGTGGGTGAGGACTGAGCTTCAAGGAGCCTATGGGTCAGGGGAGGTCCCAGCCAGCCCCAGGAGCCAGATCACCCTAGGTTCAGGTTCCAGGGGAGAGCAGCCCAAACAGTGCACAGTGAGTGGGGAAGGGGAGTCAGTCAGGCTGGGACCACCATACTCCAAGGTGCAGAAAGCCCTGGGGACTGTAC
The Choloepus didactylus isolate mChoDid1 chromosome 4, mChoDid1.pri, whole genome shotgun sequence DNA segment above includes these coding regions:
- the BAHD1 gene encoding bromo adjacent homology domain-containing 1 protein isoform X3, translated to MTHTRRKSLPMLSSGPAGRREPLQMEDSNMEQEVKGVEPDIPESPGHLTGRRKNYPLRKRPLVPEKPKACKVLLTRLENVAGPRSADEADELPPDLPKPPSPAPSSEDTGLTQPRKRRLASLNAEALNNLLLEREDTSSLVGTRRSRGGDPHRSRDRDRATGSWSSSKKRPRLGELGGGSRDLSPEPAPDEGARREGDPAPKRLASLNAAAFLKLSQERELPLRPPRAHPEADGRSTEPPAPKAMRPKWAKVNGKNYPKARQGTSSGEAGGPLGWQGCPEGPWPSATPRGLSVQPPYQPLSKALESPLGLCSRLPLLMGGQAALKPEPGRPGEESPAPKQELHQPSFPTPQLSPLPMPGNPADYSGLCGGPELTALGSFYLYCGQDGLQCGGYSPCPMLPEGKLSSMAAPNEGLLLAPSSVSVGTPFQHPPWGSSRYCSNEDTGLNGYSLCGVLPLPLSHIGTTCGGCPYKMPFAAEGCRSLGQLEFPLPEAGHPASPAHPLLGCPVPSVPPAAEPVPHLQTPTSEPQTVARACPQSAKPPSGSKSGLRTGSGCRHNARSKAARRPSHPKQPRVQRPHPRRRRRRRTNGWVPVGAACEKAVYVLDEPEPAIRKSYQAVERHGETIRVRDTVLLKSGPRKTSTPYVAKISALWENPESGELMMSLLWYYRPEHLQGGRSPSMHENEVFASRHQDQNSVACIEEKCYVLTFAEYCRFCAMAKRRGEGLPSRKTALVPPSADYSTPPHRTVPEDTDPELVFLCRHVYDFRHGRILKNPQ
- the BAHD1 gene encoding bromo adjacent homology domain-containing 1 protein isoform X1 yields the protein MTHTRRKSLPMLSSGPAGRREPLQMEDSNMEQEVKGVEPDIPESPGHLTGRRKNYPLRKRPLVPEKPKACKVLLTRLENVAGPRSADEADELPPDLPKPPSPAPSSEDTGLTQPRKRRLASLNAEALNNLLLEREDTSSLVGTRRSRGGDPHRSRDRDRATGSWSSSKKRPRLGELGGGSRDLSPEPAPDEGARREGDPAPKRLASLNAAAFLKLSQERELPLRPPRAHPEADGRSTEPPAPKAMRPKWAKVNGKNYPKARQGTSSGEAGGPLGWQGCPEGPWPSATPRGLSVQPPYQPLSKALESPLGLCSRLPLLMGGQAALKPEPGRPGEESPAPKQELHQPSFPTPQLSPLPMPGNPADYSGLCGGPELTALGSFYLYCGQDGLQCGGYSPCPMLPEGKLSSMAAPNEGLLLAPSSVSVGTPFQHPPWGSSRYCSNEDTGLNGYSLCGVLPLPLSHIGTTCGGCPYKMPFAAEGCRSLGQLEFPLPEAGHPASPAHPLLGCPVPSVPPAAEPVPHLQTPTSEPQTVARACPQSAKPPSGSKSGLRTGSGCRHNARSKAARRPSHPKQPRVQRPHPRRRRRRRTNGWVPVGAACEKAVYVLDEPEPAIRKSYQAVERHGETIRVRDTVLLKSGPRKTSTPYVAKISALWENPESGELMMSLLWYYRPEHLQGGRSPSMHEPLQNEVFASRHQDQNSVACIEEKCYVLTFAEYCRFCAMAKRRGEGLPSRKTALVPPSADYSTPPHRTVPEDTDPELVFLCRHVYDFRHGRILKNPQ
- the BAHD1 gene encoding bromo adjacent homology domain-containing 1 protein isoform X2, coding for MTHTRRKSLPMLSSGPAGRREPLQMEDSNMEQEVKGVEPDIPESPGHLTGRRKNYPLRKRPLVPEKPKACKVLLTRLENVAGPRSADEADELPPDLPKPPSPAPSSEDTGLTQPRKRRLASLNAEALNNLLLEREDTSSLVGTRRSRGGDPHRSRDRDRATGSWSSSKKRPRLGELGGGSRDLSPEPAPDEGARREGDPAPKRLASLNAAAFLKLSQERELPLRPPRAHPEADGRSTEPPAPKAMRPKWAKVNGKNYPKARQGTSSGEAGGPLGWQGCPEGPWPSATPRGLSVQPPYQPLSKALESPLGLCSRLPLLMGGQAALKPEPGRPGEESPAPKQELHQPSFPTPQLSPLPMPGNPADYSGLCGGPELTALGSFYLYCGQDGLQCGGYSPCPMLPEGKLSSMAAPNEGLLLAPSSVSVGTPFQHPPWGSSRYCSNEDTGLNGYSLCGVLPLPLSHIGTTCGGCPYKMPFAAGCRSLGQLEFPLPEAGHPASPAHPLLGCPVPSVPPAAEPVPHLQTPTSEPQTVARACPQSAKPPSGSKSGLRTGSGCRHNARSKAARRPSHPKQPRVQRPHPRRRRRRRTNGWVPVGAACEKAVYVLDEPEPAIRKSYQAVERHGETIRVRDTVLLKSGPRKTSTPYVAKISALWENPESGELMMSLLWYYRPEHLQGGRSPSMHEPLQNEVFASRHQDQNSVACIEEKCYVLTFAEYCRFCAMAKRRGEGLPSRKTALVPPSADYSTPPHRTVPEDTDPELVFLCRHVYDFRHGRILKNPQ